The nucleotide sequence ACCTGAATACTGATTGATCTCACGAGACCCCTCGGCACCGATTTGATCTTGAAAATTATATCCGACCGAGGAATAGGGCCGAATACCAAAACCAAGGCCAAGGCCTTTTTTCAAACTGAGCCCCAATGCCAGGTAATCCAAATTAGATACAGCACTACTCTGCTCTTCGGTAAAGCTCTTCAATCGCGATTGCTTATACGAGATACCCGCAGTATAGGTCGTTATACCAAAATCTTCCCGCATCTGCACGCCCAACTGGCTATATGCGGCGGGGTTTTGAAGGTTGACATGTATACTATCGGCATACATAGCTATCCCTCCCATCATTTGGTTTTCTACGGTGGAACCGCTTCTTAACTCTCCTAAACCAAAATATGAATATGGGGAAACCGAACCATCTTGAGCGTATGTGCCTGTTACTAAAAGGCAAATTATGGCAAAACCTATTTTTTTGATCATTAGCGTTTGTTGTATTCCAACAGATAATTTAATCCTACAAGGAGAAATTTGGAGTCCGCAAATATGGTATTTTTTAACCGTTTAGACAAAAATAGCGCATCACCGCCTGTTAAAATAACTGTTAAATCTGCAAAACGGGATCCATATTGGTCGATTACACCGTCAATTTCCTGGCAAATACCGTTCACCACACCACTGTGGATACTGGTTTCGGTAGAATTTCCAATATAATCTAAAAATTCTTTGGGTTGTAACAAGGGTAATTTTGAAGTTTGGTCGTGCAAGGCCTTATATCGCATATGTAGTCCCGGCGAAATAGCCCCGCCCAAATACTCACCATAGTCATTGACCATATCGTAGGTAACACAGGTTCCCGCATCAATGATCAATACATTTTTTTTCGGGTAACGGTAAAATGCCGCCGTGGCCAAGGCAATACGGTCTACCCCCAAAGTCTGAGGCGTAGCATATGAGTTCTTAAAAGGCAACTTACTCATGGGCGTCAATTCGTGTACCTCGCAGAAAACCGTCAAAACAGCCATCACTTTTCGGTCTAAATTTCCAACCGAAGCGATTATTCCATGTTTAATTCTCGGATAGTGGTCACAAATCTCCTTTATTTCCCTGGCTACATCACCCACCTCTGAATTCTGCCTGAAAACGAGGGTATCTCCCTCGAACACGGCGAGTTTCACACAAGTATTACCGGCATCGATTACTAGGTTCATAGATACAAAGATCAAAAAATGCAGCCTAACAAACATCTTTTTTTCGAAATTTGTTTGCATATCGCAAATTTGAAATTATATTTGCACCCCGCAAACGGGTATGGTGCCTTAGCTCAGTTGGTAGAGCAATGGACTGAAAATCCATGTGTCCCTGGTTCGATTCCTGGAGGCACCACAAAAAATCCTTACAATCTGTAAGGATTTTTTTGTTTTTGGACCTATCTTGCAAAAAACTACTGTTTTGACCATTATAGATACCAATACGTCACTAGAGGAGCTTCAAAATTTCCTGCAATCTAAAGAATGGTTGCGTTATGGAGAAAAAATCGTATCCATAGAAAAACCCGGTGATGGCAACATGAACGTAGTCATTCGCGTTATTACCGACCAGCGTTCCTTCATCTTGAAACAGTCTAGGCCCTACGTTGAAAAATACCAAGAAATAAAGGCCCCCTTAAACCGGATTGCGGTAGAAAAAAACTTCTATCAAGCGGTTCAAGACAATGCCGTTCATGCCCATATTCCCACAATTTTGGGCTTTGACGTTGAAGAAAACCTCTTGCTCCTAGAAGATTTGGGCCATTGTGAAGACATGACCCTCATCTATCAACAAAGAGAAATTTCAAACAAACAGCTAAATCTTCTCATTTTTATTCTGGGCCTGATCCATAGAAAAAAAGTTTCAAGCGATTTTCCAGAGAACCTAGAAATGCGCCAATTGAACCACCAACATATTTTTGTACTTCCCTTCATGGAAGACAAGGGTTTTCAACTTGACGATATACAGCCCGGACTCCAAGAACTTTCCCTGCCCTACAAACAAGACAAAAAAATCAGGAAGGTCGTTAAGAAAATAGGCAAGAAATATTTGGCCCCAGGAAACACCCTCTTGCATGGCGACTACTACCCTGGAAGTTGGATGACCGAAGCCGAAAACCTTTATATTATAGACCCTGAATTCGGCTTTGTAGGCTTTCCCGAATTCGATTTGGGCGTCATGGCGGCCCATATTATTATTGCTACGGGCAAAAAAGGATACATAAAACGTATTCACGGGGCCTATCAGGGCGAAGCCAACCTTGAATTAATGTCGCAAGTGGCCGGTATAGAAATTATGCGCCGGTTGATCGGACTTGCCCAACTTCCCTTGGACCGCTCCCTAAAAGAAAAGGGCAAACTTTTGAAAAAGGCACGTAAACTCATTTTAAACCCATGAAACGCCTATTAGTTTGGTTTTTGGTTTTCCTCTCTCTAGCCTGCAAAGAGACGACTTCCCCTGTAGATTTACCGGCACCCGAAAAAAACACTTACACCACCGATACATTGCAACTTTCGGAAGCCAGATACTACGATAAGGTTTTAGGAGCACTGGTAGGTTCCGCCATAGGTGACGCCATGGGAGCTTCCACCGAAATGTGGCACCGAAAAGACATTCAGCTCAAATACGGCTACATAAACACCTTGACCCCGGCGGTACGCCAACAATCGCCCGAAGGTACATGGGGCCACAACCTTAATGCAGGCGCGACCACCGATGACACCCGATGGAAGTACACCATGGTCAAATACCTTTCAGAAAATGAGGGAAACCTGACCGCTGACCGTTTCGCCGATTTTATAACCTCCTATTATTCTACCTTAACCCGAACCATAAGTGATGGAAAAAAGGTTCCCGACACCGATTTTCTAGATACCCAAATCGAAAAAATAGACTGGATCAAAGAATGGGCACGGGTCTCTATGGCCTATCAAGAAAGCCCCGAGGCTTACCTAAAAGCCATGAACCGCTTTTACGGGGGAGAAATGTCATGCGCGGGACAATTGTACACCCCAATGTTCGGACTGATAACCGAAACGCCCGAAGCGGCCTATGAGCTCGCTTACGAGCACAGCTTGTTCGATTTGGGCTACGCCAAAGACATTTCGGCCTTGGTTTCGGCTATGACCCATATGGCCCTTCGCACCCAAGACATCGATTCCATTATCAATACCACCACCTTTGTTGACCCATTAGGTTATCAAGACAGCAGATTGGTAGGGCGTATTGCTTACCAAATGGCAGATGCTTCGGTCAAAACGATATTGCAAATAAAACAACGCAGCCTACCCGACTCCTTAACGACAAAAGACAGCTTGCTCTATAAGATTCCCTCAGGATTCCAAGGAAACCAGAAAGAGTGGATGCGCCAAGAAATGGCCTATGCCTTTTTGGAGGAGCACAAAAAGGCTATACCCTTTCACTCCGGGGAAATCTATCAAATATTGATTACGGCCCTGAAGTATGGGGAAGGCGATTTTGAAAAGACTTTACAGTTTATAGTAAACTACGGTCGTGACAACGACACCGTGGCCGCCGTGGCCGGAATGATACTAGGCGCCAAGGACGGCTACTCACGACTACCCGTATCGCTCCGCGCCCAAGCCCTTAAGGTCAACAAGGAAAATATGGGAATCGACCTCGAAGCGCTTGCCCGTGAGATTACCGAAAAAAAGTATCCTAATTCAGTCAAGCCTTAGTTTTTACTTAACAAACCAAGGCTATTTAAAATAGTATATTTGTAATTGCGCCATACGCAGCATACCCATGAGAACTACCTTAAACGTCTTTTTATTTCTTTGGCTTACTTCGATTTCGTTCGCCCAGAGCAAAATTGACAAGACCTTAAAAAAGCTGAACGAAGCATCGGTAGACTATATTCATGCCGACTCCCTTAAAAACGGGTCGAACGTAGTGCTGCTCGATGCCCGTGAGAGATCAGAATACGAGGTCAGTCATTTAAAAAATGCCATGTGGGTCGGCTACGATACGTTCGAACTCGATTCCATTGTTCAAAAAATTAAAAATAAAAACAGTGAAATAGTCGTTTACTGTTCCATAGGCGTACGCTCCGAAGATATTGGGGAAAAGTTACAACAGGCAGGTTACACCAAGGTCAAAAACCTTTACGGAGGTATATTCGAATGGAAAAACCGCGGAAACCCCGTCTTCGATTCGTCAGGTAACGAAACCGAACAAGTACACGCCTTTAACAAGCAGTGGGGCAAATTGCTAAAAAACGGCAAGAAAGTATACGGACCGTAATTCAGCAACCTTTCCCCTATGCCTTTTTCACCAAACCCAGAACCTTAAAACTATAGCTATTTGAGTTTTATAACCCCTAACGAAAAACAAAAAGAGGACGCAACGGTCAATTATACCAATATAGCCTCCAAAGAGCTACTGCTCATTTTTACGCGAAACCCCCAATTGGGAAAATGCAAGACCCGTTTGGCCGCTACCATTGGCGACCAGGCGGCCTTGGACATTTACAGGTTTTTGCTCGGCCATACCGTAAAAACCACCGAAAACCTGAACACGGCCAAGCAGGTCTGGTATTCTGAGGAAATTTGGACCGATGATATTTGGAGTCCGATCATATTCGATAAAAAATTACAGCAAGGCCCTGATTTGGGCGTGCGTATGGCCCATGCTTTTCAAGAGGGATTCGCTTCGGGTTTCGAGCGTATTATCGTAATAGGAAGCGATATGTACGACCTCGACCAAAATGACCTGCAACAGGCTTTTTCCGAATTGAAAAAAAACGATTTTGTTATTGGGCCGGCCCAAGATGGAGGCTATTACCTGCTGGGCATGAACCGTTTTAAACCCGAACTGTTCTCCAACAAGGCTTGGGGCCAAGAAAGTGTCTTGGCCGATACGCTGGAAAACCTAAAAAACGAAAAACATCATATTTTAGACGAGCGAAACGATGTCGATGTTTACGAAGACATACAACATATCGATGCGTTTCGCCCTTACTTAAAACATTTAACATCATGATGCGAAAACAATTAGACGAATCCGTCGCCTATTTACAAAGTAAAGGATTTGACCAACCCGAAATCGGTATCGTACTCGGCACAGGTCTGGGCAAATTGGCCGATCAGATAGAAAACCCCATTGAGGCACACTACAACCATATTCCCTTTTTTCCCCTTGCCACGGTAGAATTCCATTCCGGAAAACTTATATATGGCACACTGGAAGGCAAAAAAGCGGTAGTCATGAAAGGACGCTTTCATTTGTACGAAGGCTATGATTTTCTAGACATCACTTACCCTATTCGGGTCATGCACCAATTGGGAATAACAAAGCTCTTTATCTCGAATGCGGCCGGTGCGATCAACCTAAACTATAAGGAAGGTGATTTAATGCTCATTGAAGACCATATCAACCTTCAAGGCGGATCGCCTTTGGCCTTCAAAAGCGTTGCCCAGTTCGGCGAACGCTTTGCCGACATGTCAGAACCCTATGATGTACCCATGCGCGAAAGCTTGATGAAAATTGCGAACAAAGAAAACATCACCCTTCGCCAAGGCGTTTACGTTTCCGTAGTGGGACCTCAACTAGAGACCAAAGCGGAATACCGCATGCTTAAAATTATCGGTGCCGATGCCGTAGGAATGAGTACCGTACCGGAGGTCATCGTTGCAAACCACTTAAACCTTCCCATAGTCGCCGTCTCGGTAATTACCGACGAATGCAACCCGGAAAACCTGAAGCCCGTAGATATCGATCGGATCATAAAAACGGCGGAAGTAGCGGAACCAAAAATGGTCAAACTCTTTAAAGAACTGATCAAGACTTTATAGACCTAGGCTTTCTTTTTCTTAAAAAATGACAGGGAGTAATGTGTAAGTTTTGACCAAAAGGCGCTACTTATTAGGAAACCTTTTGTTCTATGCAATTTAAACTAATGGCAAAAACGGCTGTTTTTTCACTTTTTTCACTGGCTGGCCTTTGTTCTTTTTTCGGAAGAAAGGAAATGCCCAAGCATCAATTTGAGAGTAAGGTTCAAAGCAACACCTTAGACCATTCAGCTTGGAACGCCTTGCTCAAAAAATATGTAGACCTCAGCGGCGACGTCGACTACAAGAACTTCAAAAACGAACAGCAATCGTTAACGGCATATCTTGACCATTTGGCCAATAATGCCCCGTCTGACAATTGGACCAAGGAGGAAGGCCTAGCCTATTACATCAACCTCTACAACGCGGCCACCGTTCAATTGATATTGAACCATTACCCCACCAAGAGCATCAAGGACATTAAAAGACCTTGGAGCAACGATTGGGTAAAAATCGGTGAAAAAACATACTCCCTAGGAGACATTGAACACAAAATA is from Zobellia galactanivorans and encodes:
- a CDS encoding TIGR04282 family arsenosugar biosynthesis glycosyltransferase: MSFITPNEKQKEDATVNYTNIASKELLLIFTRNPQLGKCKTRLAATIGDQAALDIYRFLLGHTVKTTENLNTAKQVWYSEEIWTDDIWSPIIFDKKLQQGPDLGVRMAHAFQEGFASGFERIIVIGSDMYDLDQNDLQQAFSELKKNDFVIGPAQDGGYYLLGMNRFKPELFSNKAWGQESVLADTLENLKNEKHHILDERNDVDVYEDIQHIDAFRPYLKHLTS
- a CDS encoding phosphotransferase, which codes for MTIIDTNTSLEELQNFLQSKEWLRYGEKIVSIEKPGDGNMNVVIRVITDQRSFILKQSRPYVEKYQEIKAPLNRIAVEKNFYQAVQDNAVHAHIPTILGFDVEENLLLLEDLGHCEDMTLIYQQREISNKQLNLLIFILGLIHRKKVSSDFPENLEMRQLNHQHIFVLPFMEDKGFQLDDIQPGLQELSLPYKQDKKIRKVVKKIGKKYLAPGNTLLHGDYYPGSWMTEAENLYIIDPEFGFVGFPEFDLGVMAAHIIIATGKKGYIKRIHGAYQGEANLELMSQVAGIEIMRRLIGLAQLPLDRSLKEKGKLLKKARKLILNP
- a CDS encoding type III pantothenate kinase is translated as MNLVIDAGNTCVKLAVFEGDTLVFRQNSEVGDVAREIKEICDHYPRIKHGIIASVGNLDRKVMAVLTVFCEVHELTPMSKLPFKNSYATPQTLGVDRIALATAAFYRYPKKNVLIIDAGTCVTYDMVNDYGEYLGGAISPGLHMRYKALHDQTSKLPLLQPKEFLDYIGNSTETSIHSGVVNGICQEIDGVIDQYGSRFADLTVILTGGDALFLSKRLKNTIFADSKFLLVGLNYLLEYNKR
- a CDS encoding rhodanese-like domain-containing protein is translated as MRTTLNVFLFLWLTSISFAQSKIDKTLKKLNEASVDYIHADSLKNGSNVVLLDARERSEYEVSHLKNAMWVGYDTFELDSIVQKIKNKNSEIVVYCSIGVRSEDIGEKLQQAGYTKVKNLYGGIFEWKNRGNPVFDSSGNETEQVHAFNKQWGKLLKNGKKVYGP
- a CDS encoding purine-nucleoside phosphorylase: MMRKQLDESVAYLQSKGFDQPEIGIVLGTGLGKLADQIENPIEAHYNHIPFFPLATVEFHSGKLIYGTLEGKKAVVMKGRFHLYEGYDFLDITYPIRVMHQLGITKLFISNAAGAINLNYKEGDLMLIEDHINLQGGSPLAFKSVAQFGERFADMSEPYDVPMRESLMKIANKENITLRQGVYVSVVGPQLETKAEYRMLKIIGADAVGMSTVPEVIVANHLNLPIVAVSVITDECNPENLKPVDIDRIIKTAEVAEPKMVKLFKELIKTL
- a CDS encoding ADP-ribosylglycohydrolase family protein, encoding MKRLLVWFLVFLSLACKETTSPVDLPAPEKNTYTTDTLQLSEARYYDKVLGALVGSAIGDAMGASTEMWHRKDIQLKYGYINTLTPAVRQQSPEGTWGHNLNAGATTDDTRWKYTMVKYLSENEGNLTADRFADFITSYYSTLTRTISDGKKVPDTDFLDTQIEKIDWIKEWARVSMAYQESPEAYLKAMNRFYGGEMSCAGQLYTPMFGLITETPEAAYELAYEHSLFDLGYAKDISALVSAMTHMALRTQDIDSIINTTTFVDPLGYQDSRLVGRIAYQMADASVKTILQIKQRSLPDSLTTKDSLLYKIPSGFQGNQKEWMRQEMAYAFLEEHKKAIPFHSGEIYQILITALKYGEGDFEKTLQFIVNYGRDNDTVAAVAGMILGAKDGYSRLPVSLRAQALKVNKENMGIDLEALAREITEKKYPNSVKP
- a CDS encoding DUF547 domain-containing protein is translated as MQFKLMAKTAVFSLFSLAGLCSFFGRKEMPKHQFESKVQSNTLDHSAWNALLKKYVDLSGDVDYKNFKNEQQSLTAYLDHLANNAPSDNWTKEEGLAYYINLYNAATVQLILNHYPTKSIKDIKRPWSNDWVKIGEKTYSLGDIEHKILRKMDEPRIHFAINCASFSCPKLLNEAYTASQLERQLQKASEDFVNDPTRNIISKEKLQLSNIFKWYKSDFTTHGNLIEYIRPYSKIDIDAKADIEYLTYDWSLNEKK